Genomic DNA from Streptomyces sp. AM 2-1-1:
GCACGCTGCATCCAGAGGCGACGGCAGGCGCGCCGCAGGGCCTCGCGCCGCCGGCCGCGGGCCGCGGTACGAGGCCCGGTCAGGGCCGCCGGGCCCGGATCCCATCGAAGGCGACGCTGACCCGCGTGCGGCCCGCGTGCGGCCCGCCGGAGGGGGACGGGCGGTCCGTGCCGGGCGGTGCACCGCACACGCCCCCCACGATGCCGCCGCGCGCCCAGCCGTCGCCGCTCACGGGTGTGTACCGGTTCCCGGCCGGAACTCGGCGATCAGCCCGCCGACGGCTGTCCTCGCGAAGTCACGCGCCAGCCGCCCCCGGCGGACGGTCCACCCCTCGGTGGCCGGTGCGGGGGATCCGTACCGGCGCTCCTCGATGTCGGCCACCACCTCCGGCGGCGCGTCCCACGAACGGAGGACCTCCAGTGCCTCGCCCTTGGTGATGAGCCGGCCGGTCCGCAACGTGACGGCCGCCCGGGCCGGTGTCAGCAGGGCGAGGTCGACCCAGATGTCGTGGCGCATGTACTCGGTGTGATCGGGATGGTCGAGCGCGGGCAACCAGAAGCCCTCCAGGTCGCCGAGGATGAACTCCGCCAGCTCCTCGTCGGTCACCGGCGGCAGCACGGAGGCGACGGGCCGCCCGTGCAGGACGGCCCCGAACGACGCGAGTTCGCGCCGGGTCACCGGGGTGACGGACCGCCGTGTCAGCTCCTCGTGCGCCCACGTCGTGTGGGTGAGCGCCGTGTCCGCCAACTCGGGCACCGCGACGTAGCTGCAGTGCAGCTTCGCCGCCAGGGGATCACCGTGGGCGACCGCGTGGTGCACCGCTGCCAGCCGCCGCTCCTGCTGCGGGGTCGGGGGCAGATCGGTGACGGCGATGAGGTCGAGGTCGCTGCGGCCGGGCCGGTAGTCACCGCCGGCGAGGGAGCCGTGGGCCCACAGGGTGACTCCCGGCAGGACCTCCCTGATCCCGCGCAGGAAACGATCGATGAGCGCCAGGGTGGCGGAGTCGTCCATGCGCCACACCCTGCCCCGGGGAGGACGGGTGCGACAAGGCCGGGGTCGGCACGCGGTCCCGCCTGTCCCACCGGCCCCCGTCCCGCCCGGCGGAAGGGCCGGGGCCGGACGGACGCGGGAAAGCCCCGATCCGGATGTTCCGGAATCGGGGCCTTCGGCCACTCCCGCGCGGTCCGGGGCTCGACGAGCCCTTCGTGCGCGCAGGCGCTGAGCCTGCTCAGGCACTCTCCGCCTGGAACATCCAGGCGTGCTTCTCGAGGTCGGCCGTCACGGCGATCAGGATGTCCTGGCTCACCGGATCGGGGTCGGCGGTGACTTCGATGCGCTGCCGCATCCGGCCGATCACGATCTCCAGGGCGTCGACGAGGACCTTCACCGCGTCGGCGTCCTTGATCCAGCCGTCCGGTACGACGTCGATGGCCGTCGTACGGGCGATGGTGGCGGACCGGCCGTCCGGGTTGACGCCGACTGCGGAGGCGCGCTCGGCCACCGTGTCGGAGTGCTGCCGGGCGGTGTCCACGACGTCGTCGAGCTGCAGGTGCACGGAGCGGAAGCGCGGACCGACGACGTTCCAGTGGACCTGCTTGGCGGCCAGCGAGAGGTCGACCAGGTCGACCAGGGCGCCTTGGAGCGCTTCGCCCACCGTCTTGAGGTCGGCATCGGAAAGCGGGCTCTTCACGACAGACATGCACTCTCTCCGTTCTGTCAGCGTCCAGGGGGCCACCCGCAGGGGGCCTGCTCCCGTCGCGCCGGCGGTTGCGTCGGCTGGTTCGACAGCCGCTGTCAGCACGCCATCCACGATGGCACACAAGGCGACAAAGCGACCATCCCGCAGCCTCGTTCTCCGTGTGCCCCGCGCACCGCGCCGCACACCCGGCGAACTGCCGCACGCGTCTCCACCGCACCCGTCGGCCCCGGCCCGCACATGACGGAACCCCGGCCGGCCCACGAGGGGCCGACCGGGGTTCACTGTCACCGGACCGCGCGGTTCAGGCAGCGACGACATCCACCGCTTCCGCGGGCGCCTTGATCGTCACCCGTCCCGCCGGCACACCCGCCACCGAAGCCACGGAGACGGAGTTGAGCATGGGGCGTACCGGCACATGGACCGGATCACTGGCTGCCGCCGACTCGGCGAGTTCGGCGAGTGACAGCTCATCGCTCACTTCACGCATGAGCTCGGACATCCGTACGTCAAGCGCGTCGCAAATCGCGGAGAGCAGCTCGGAGGATGCCTCCTTCTGCCCCCGCTCCACCTCGGAGAGATAGCCGAGCGAGACCCGGGCGGACGAGGAGACTTCGCGCAGAGTACGGCCTTGGCGCTGGCGCTGCCGACGCAGCACGTCACCCAGCAGGCGACGGAGCAGAATCATCGGTGGCTCCCTCCTCGGACCGCGTAGCCGCATCCTTCACGCCCCACCGTACCGCTAAGCGCTGCGGCCGTGCGGGGAGCGATGTCGTGTTCTCTCAGGGCTGCAAACATCAATTCCCCCCGTTCTGTTCCGTATCCTGTGTCCCCGCGTCTTCCGCGAGTTCGCCGGAGAGCAGTTCCAGGACGCCGAGCACGCTCTCTCTACGGATGTCCGTCCGGTCGCCGTTCAACCGCAGTGCCGTGACTTTACCGAGTCCACGCGGTCCCGCGACCGCGACGAAGACCGTGCCCACCGGCTGCCCGTCCTGGGGTTCGGGCCCGGCGACCCCGGTCGTCGAGATGCCCCAGTCGGCGCCGAGCGCCGCGCGCACCCCCGACGCCATACCGCGGGCGACGTCGGAGTCCACCGCCCCGCGCTCCGCGAGCAGACCCGGGTCGACCCCCAGCAACCGGTGCTTCAGCGGAGTCGCGTAGGCGGTCACGGATCCCCGGAAGGCTCGCGACGCGCCCGGCACGGAGGTGATTTCCGCCGCGACCAGGCCACCGGTCAGGGACTCGGCCACGGCGAGGGTCTCACCGCGCTCCACGAGCTGCCGCAATACCCGGGCGGCGGCCGTCACCTCTCGGCCTCCGCGGGGTCTCCCACCACGGCTCCCGGGGCGTCGCCGCCGGTCTTCGCCGCCACACCGGGGAGGTCGTGGTGGGCCGCGGCCACCGGAGCCCGGCCCGGAACGGCCTCCCCTCCGGCGACCACCGGGTCACCGGCAGCAGCCGCGGCCACGGCTCCACCCGCGGCGCCCACCGGCTCCGCGGAGCCGGCCACGTCGGCGTCCGCGTTCGCGTGCGGGTCCAGCGCCAGAGCGACCGCTTCCAGCGCCGCGACCCGCTCGGCCGCCAGCCCTTTGCGGCGCAGCGAGACCGCTTGGCGTACGTAGTCGAGACCGGTGACCACCGTCAGCACGACGGCGACCATCATCACCCAGAAGCGGAGGGTGGCCAGGGGGCCGGTGAGGGCCAGTACGTACATTCCGGCGGCCGTCCCCTGGGCCAGGGTCTTCAGCTTGCCGCCCCGGCTCGCCGGGATCACCGCGTGCCGGATCACCCAGAACCGCATGAGCGTGATGCCCAGCTCCCGGAAGAGGATCACGCCGGTGATCCACCACGGCAGGTCGCCCAGACACGACAGGGAGATCAGCGCGGCACCCATGATCGCCTTGTCGGCGATGGGGTCGGCGATCTTCCCGAAGTCGGTGACCAGGTTGTACGTCCGCGCGAGGTGGCCGTCGAACAGGTCCGTGATCATCGCGACGGCGAAGGCCGCCCACGC
This window encodes:
- a CDS encoding nucleotidyltransferase domain-containing protein, with amino-acid sequence MDDSATLALIDRFLRGIREVLPGVTLWAHGSLAGGDYRPGRSDLDLIAVTDLPPTPQQERRLAAVHHAVAHGDPLAAKLHCSYVAVPELADTALTHTTWAHEELTRRSVTPVTRRELASFGAVLHGRPVASVLPPVTDEELAEFILGDLEGFWLPALDHPDHTEYMRHDIWVDLALLTPARAAVTLRTGRLITKGEALEVLRSWDAPPEVVADIEERRYGSPAPATEGWTVRRGRLARDFARTAVGGLIAEFRPGTGTHP
- a CDS encoding DNA starvation/stationary phase protection protein; the encoded protein is MSVVKSPLSDADLKTVGEALQGALVDLVDLSLAAKQVHWNVVGPRFRSVHLQLDDVVDTARQHSDTVAERASAVGVNPDGRSATIARTTAIDVVPDGWIKDADAVKVLVDALEIVIGRMRQRIEVTADPDPVSQDILIAVTADLEKHAWMFQAESA
- a CDS encoding helix-turn-helix transcriptional regulator, encoding MILLRRLLGDVLRRQRQRQGRTLREVSSSARVSLGYLSEVERGQKEASSELLSAICDALDVRMSELMREVSDELSLAELAESAAASDPVHVPVRPMLNSVSVASVAGVPAGRVTIKAPAEAVDVVAA
- a CDS encoding CinA family protein, with the translated sequence MTAAARVLRQLVERGETLAVAESLTGGLVAAEITSVPGASRAFRGSVTAYATPLKHRLLGVDPGLLAERGAVDSDVARGMASGVRAALGADWGISTTGVAGPEPQDGQPVGTVFVAVAGPRGLGKVTALRLNGDRTDIRRESVLGVLELLSGELAEDAGTQDTEQNGGN
- the pgsA gene encoding CDP-diacylglycerol--glycerol-3-phosphate 3-phosphatidyltransferase; this encodes MTGAPASATGGSGATQVRGGKLGTAAVNQASLWNIANILTMLRLLLVPGFVMLLLANGGDDPAWRSFAWAAFAVAMITDLFDGHLARTYNLVTDFGKIADPIADKAIMGAALISLSCLGDLPWWITGVILFRELGITLMRFWVIRHAVIPASRGGKLKTLAQGTAAGMYVLALTGPLATLRFWVMMVAVVLTVVTGLDYVRQAVSLRRKGLAAERVAALEAVALALDPHANADADVAGSAEPVGAAGGAVAAAAAGDPVVAGGEAVPGRAPVAAAHHDLPGVAAKTGGDAPGAVVGDPAEAER